DNA from Desulfuromonas sp. AOP6:
AGTCGAGGGCCATGCAGGCGGCCAGGATGCGCACCTGCTCGCGGTTGCCGTGGAAGCGGTAGCCTCTGGCTTCTTCCCTATCCGCCGCACTGAGGGCGATGAAGACGGTGCCGACGGGCTTCTGCGCCGTGCCGCCCTCGGGGCCGGCGATGCCGGTGACGGCGACGCCCAGGCGGGTGCCGGCGGCGCCGCGGATGCCGGCGGCCATGGCCAGGGCGCAGGCTTCGCTGACGGCACCCTGCTCGCTGAGGACCTGTTCCGGTACCTGCAGCCAATCCTGCTTCGCCGAGTTAGCGTAGGTGACGGCACTGCGTTCCAGAAAGGCCGAAGCACCGGGTAGGTTCGTCAGCCATGTGGAGATAAGGCCGCCGGTGCAGGATTCAGCCAGCGCCAATGTGGAACCCGAGTCGGTGAGCTGGCGGGCGACGTTTTCGGCCAGAGTCTGGCCGCCTGCAGCGACCACGAAGTCGCCGAGAACCTGCCGCACCTGCGACTCCCCCCGCGTAAGCAACTCGGCCGCATCAGGACGGGCGCTGCGCAATTTGACGATGACCAGTGGGAAGTCGACGCCGAAGGCCAGCTGGACCCCGTCGGGAAGGGTGTTCCGGCTCAGCAGTTCCTCCACCCGTGGTTCGGACAGCCCGAAAACCTGGAACAGTTTTTCCTGGCGGGGGGGCTGGCCGCCCTGGCGTTGCCTCAGAGCCGGCAACACGGACTCATCCAACATGGTGGCCATCTCCGCCGGTACGCCAGGGAGGAAAAAGAGAAAGGCGTCGTGGCGGGTCAGGCTGAATCCCGGTGCCGAGCCTTTCGGGTTGGGGATGAGGGCGGCGCCCCGGGGCAGCATGGCCTGCTTGTCGTTGCGAGGGTGCATGTTGACGCCCAGGCGGGCAAAGTGCTGACGAATCAGCGAGAGGGCCTCGTCGTTTCGTTCCAGGGGCAGACCAAAGACATGCGCGGCGGCGGCGGCCGTGAGATCATCGACCGTGGGGCCGAGCCCGCCGGTGACGATGACGACGTCCATTCTGGCGGCCAGAGCTGCCAGGGCCTCTTCGATATCCCCTCTGTCATCGCCCACGCTGAGGGATTCCCGCAGTCCGTAGCCGTGAGGACTCAACTGGCGGGCGATGCGCTGGGTGTTGGTGTCGGCCAGCTCACCGCTGAGGAGTTCATCTCCGATGGTCAGTACCGCGATATTCATGGCGGTCTATGTTATCCCTTGAGAGTGGTTTCGAAGAGGTGGAGAAAAATGCGCAAGGCGATGGCGCCGTAGATGCCGGCGACAACGTCGTCGAGCACGACCCCGTAGCCGTTTTTCATTTTTTGGTCGAACCAGGAGGCCGGCGGTATTTTGCTGATGTCGAAGAAGCGGAAAAGCAGAAAACCCGCGATGGCAGCTGTCCAGGAGAAGGGGAGAAAGGCCACCGTCGCCAGGTAGCCGACCAACTCGTCGATGACGATGCGGCCATCATCCACCACGCCATAGTGCTTGCCCGCCTCGCCGGCGGCCCAGAAGGAGAGAAAGAGCAGGGCCGTCCAGGTCAGGGCATAGAGGCCCGGCGGCAGCGATGCCAGCAGCCAGAAGGCGGGGATGCCGGCCAGGGTGCCGACGGTGCCGGGGGCGAAGGGTGAGTAGCCGAGACCGGCGTTGCTGGACAGAAAGAGGACAAAAGGTCGCACAGCTTATTGCGTCTCCATGGAAAAAAGGTGGTCGGCAGCGCGCTCCACCAGTCGATAGACTTCCGGCAGAGGCAGACCGCTGCTTTGGGCCAGGCGCTGACAGCTGTCGAACTCGGGGGTGACGCGCAGCAGCCGTCCGTCCTGGTAAAAAAGTTTGACCTCAGCCGGTCCCAGCGCCGTGTCGAGGCAACGCTGCTCGCGGGGGAGCTTGAGGCGTCGTACCTGCTGCAGGCGCACGCCGCTGGCACTGCTCTCACGCAGGAGCAGGGCGGCCAGCTCTTCGCTCCGCGCAGCCGGTACGACAACGGTGAGGCCGACGCCGGGGCGGTTTTTTTTCATCTGCAGGGGAGAGAAGGCCACGTCAAGGGCTCCCGCAACGAGCAGGCGCTCCATGAGGGCGCCGAGCCATTCCGGGTTGATGTCATCGAGGTGACTCTCCAGAACGCCGACGTAGTCGCTTTCGGCGCTGCTCTCGGCAGCAGTGCGGCCGAGGATGCCCCGCAGCAGGTTGGGGCGATCCGCCAGGTCGCGGCTGCCGACCCCATAGCCGGTGCGTACTACCGTCATGGCCTCCAGGGGGGCAAAACGGGCGATTTCGGCAACGATGGCGGCGCCGGTGGGGGTCACCAGCTCCTTGTCGCAGCGGCCGTCGACGATGGGCAGCCCTTGGAGAATCTCCAGGGTAGCCGGCGCCGGCAGGGGGATGGCGCCGTGGGCGCAGTGGACGGTGCCGTGACTCATGGGTAATGGGCCGCAGAGAATTTTATCGATGGGCAGCTGCTCCAGAGCGATGGCGGCGCCGACAATGTCAACGATGGAGTCGATGGCGCCTACCTCGTGGAAATGGACGTCGGCGAGGTCGACGCCATGGACTTTCGCCTCGGCTATGCCCACCCGGCGGAAGATGCGCCGGGCCAACTCCCGGGTCGCGACGGGCAGCGGACTTTGCGCCAGCATGCGGTCGATGTCGGCCCAGGTGCGGTGATGGTGCGACTCCTCAAAGAGGACATCGACCTTGGTGCCCGTGATTCCCCGGCGCTGCTGGCGGCTGCTTCGCAGTTGCCAGCCCTGGATGGGCAGCGTGGAAAGTCCCGCCTCGATAGCCTGCAGGTCGACGCCGAGGTCGACCATCAGGCCGAGAAACATGTCGCCGGAAATGCCGGAAAAGGGATCGAGATAGAGTATGTTCATGCGGGTGTCGTTTTGATGATGCGGCTGGCGGCAAAGGCGGCGCCGAAGCCGTTGTCGATGTTGACCACCGTGACGCCGCTGGCGCAGGAGTTGAGCATGCCGAGCAGGGCCGCCACCCCGCCGAAGGCGGCGCCGTAGCCGACGGAAGTGGGTACGGCGATGACCGGCACGCGCACGAGGCCGCCCACCACCGAAGGCAGGGCGCCTTCCATGCCGGCGACGACGATGATCACGGCGGCCTTTTGCAGCTGGTCGGTGCGCGCCAGCAGACGGTGGATGCCGGCCACGCCGACGTCGACCACCTCCTCGACCTGCAGGCCGAGCATGCGGGCGGTAACACTGGCCTCGCGGGCCACCGGCAGGTCGGAGGTGCCGGCGCAGACCACCAGGACCGATCCTGTTGGTCGGGAGGTCTGCGGTTTCTGTATCAGGGTGAAGGTGCGGGCGAGTTCGTCGTAGTCCCCCTGCGGGAAGGATGTTTGCAGCGATTCGGCGCAATCGGCCGGCAGGCGTGTCACCAGCACGTTGCTCCCCCGCTCCGCCATCTTGCCGACGATGGCCAGCAGCTGTGCCGCCGTCTTGCGTTCGCCCAGGATAATCTCGGGAGCGCCCTGGCGCAGCTCGCGGTGGTGGTCGATCTGGGCGATGCCGATATCTTCAAAGGGGAGAGAACGCAGCCGCGCCATTCCGTCGTCGATGGAGAGGTGCTGGTCACGAATGGCCCTCAGCAGTTTGTGGAGTTCGTCCTGATTCACGTCTTAGCGGCCTTTGCAGATAGCGGAAGGTAGAGCTGTAAAGAATAGCAAGTTACAAGTGCTTTTCAATGCCAGGCCTTGGGATGTCAGCTGCCTATTTTGTTGACGAAAACTTCACGTGGCTTACTGGTGCCGTCGGAGGGGCTGACGATCCCTTCCTGTTCCATTTTTTCGATCATGCGTGCAGCACGGTTGTAGCCCACCCGCAGACGTCGCTGCAGCATGGAGATGGAAGCCTGCCGCGTGTCGGCCACCATGGCCAGGGCCTCATCCCACTTTTCGTCATAGCCATCCTCGTCGTCGCTGCCGCTCCCTTCGGAAGCGGGGGGCGCTTCGAGAATCGATTTGTCGTATTCGGGCAAGCCCTGTCGCTTAAGGAAATCGACTACCCGCTGCACTTCCAGCTCAGAGACGAAGGCTCCGTGGACCCGCTGCAAGGCGCCGGTACCGGGGGGGAGAAAGAGCATGTCCCCCATGCCGAGCAGGGTTTCTGCCCCCATGGAGTCGAGGATGGTGCGCGAGTCGATGCGCGAAAAGACCTTGAAGGAGATGCGCGTGGGGAAGTTGGCCTTGATGAGCCCCGTGATGACGTCGACGCTGGGGCGCTGGGTGGCGAGGATGAGATGGATGCCCGAGGCACGCGCCATCTGGGCCAGGCGGGCCACTGATTCCTCGATCTCGCGGCCAGCGACCATCATCAGGTCGGCCAGTTCGTCAACAATGACCACGATAAAGGGGAGGTGACCGTGCTCGAGCTCCTCGCCGTCGATCATCTCGATCTCCGGCAGTGCCTCCTCATCGGCGTCGATCGTCTCGACGACCAGTTTTTCCTGGCTCTTCTGCAGCTCTTTTTCTCTTTCTTCCTTGGCGATTTTCTTGTTGTAGCCGTCAATGTTGCGCACGCCCTTGTCGGACATGAGCTTGTAGCGCCGCTCCATCTCGCGTACCGCCCAGGCCAGGGCCAGTGCCGCCTTCTTGGGGTTGGTCACCACGGG
Protein-coding regions in this window:
- a CDS encoding CinA family nicotinamide mononucleotide deamidase-related protein, translating into MNIAVLTIGDELLSGELADTNTQRIARQLSPHGYGLRESLSVGDDRGDIEEALAALAARMDVVIVTGGLGPTVDDLTAAAAAHVFGLPLERNDEALSLIRQHFARLGVNMHPRNDKQAMLPRGAALIPNPKGSAPGFSLTRHDAFLFFLPGVPAEMATMLDESVLPALRQRQGGQPPRQEKLFQVFGLSEPRVEELLSRNTLPDGVQLAFGVDFPLVIVKLRSARPDAAELLTRGESQVRQVLGDFVVAAGGQTLAENVARQLTDSGSTLALAESCTGGLISTWLTNLPGASAFLERSAVTYANSAKQDWLQVPEQVLSEQGAVSEACALAMAAGIRGAAGTRLGVAVTGIAGPEGGTAQKPVGTVFIALSAADREEARGYRFHGNREQVRILAACMALDWIRRYLLTRPAAELTAPEEPR
- a CDS encoding phosphatidylglycerophosphatase A; the protein is MRPFVLFLSSNAGLGYSPFAPGTVGTLAGIPAFWLLASLPPGLYALTWTALLFLSFWAAGEAGKHYGVVDDGRIVIDELVGYLATVAFLPFSWTAAIAGFLLFRFFDISKIPPASWFDQKMKNGYGVVLDDVVAGIYGAIALRIFLHLFETTLKG
- the larC gene encoding nickel pincer cofactor biosynthesis protein LarC; this encodes MNILYLDPFSGISGDMFLGLMVDLGVDLQAIEAGLSTLPIQGWQLRSSRQQRRGITGTKVDVLFEESHHHRTWADIDRMLAQSPLPVATRELARRIFRRVGIAEAKVHGVDLADVHFHEVGAIDSIVDIVGAAIALEQLPIDKILCGPLPMSHGTVHCAHGAIPLPAPATLEILQGLPIVDGRCDKELVTPTGAAIVAEIARFAPLEAMTVVRTGYGVGSRDLADRPNLLRGILGRTAAESSAESDYVGVLESHLDDINPEWLGALMERLLVAGALDVAFSPLQMKKNRPGVGLTVVVPAARSEELAALLLRESSASGVRLQQVRRLKLPREQRCLDTALGPAEVKLFYQDGRLLRVTPEFDSCQRLAQSSGLPLPEVYRLVERAADHLFSMETQ
- the larB gene encoding nickel pincer cofactor biosynthesis protein LarB is translated as MNQDELHKLLRAIRDQHLSIDDGMARLRSLPFEDIGIAQIDHHRELRQGAPEIILGERKTAAQLLAIVGKMAERGSNVLVTRLPADCAESLQTSFPQGDYDELARTFTLIQKPQTSRPTGSVLVVCAGTSDLPVAREASVTARMLGLQVEEVVDVGVAGIHRLLARTDQLQKAAVIIVVAGMEGALPSVVGGLVRVPVIAVPTSVGYGAAFGGVAALLGMLNSCASGVTVVNIDNGFGAAFAASRIIKTTPA